The Deltaproteobacteria bacterium genome segment CAATAAGGGCGGGAAATTCTTGGGCCCAACCCCTGCTCTGATTCTTGCCTTCTCCCTACCCTTCGCCTATGGGACCTACGACTATTGGAAAAAAAGGAAGACCAACTTTATTTCTTTACTTGGACTTATTCATATTGTCTTTTCTGGTGGCTTTCTGCTTCTTAAACTTGAAGGAATTTGGTTTGCCATCAAAGAGGCGGCGTTTCCCCTTCTGATTGGAACCTTTGTTTTTATATCCGCCTTTAGCCAGAAACCTTTTATTAAACTTTTATTTTTAAACCCGCAAATTCTAAATCTAGAGCTTATCTATCATTCCATCACCACTCTAAAAAAAGAGGATGATTTTGAAGAGTTACTCAGAAATGGTACTATATTACTTTCATTGTCTTTTGCTCTTAGCTCTATCTTAAATTTTGGCTTAGCCTACACGATATTTATGCCCATCGACATCCATATCTTAGGAGAAACACGCGCCCAAGTATTGAATGAGCAAATGGCTGACATGACCAAATGGTCTTTTTTGATCATCATGCTCCCTTCGATGATGACACTTTTAGGAATATTGTATTTTATTATAAATAAACTCAAACACATTACCGGCCTCAGCCAAGAACAAATTTTTAATAACAAAATTTAACTGCCTTTAAGAGATCAAATATTGTTTCAGTAATAAATCGTTTTGAAGCACAGGTTTATTAAAGCGTGCGGTCATTTTCTTTCGATAATACGGTTCTACAGTTTGCACATTTTATGTTTTTTAAAATACTTTAGATCGAAGTATCCCTCAAAATAGGATTCGCATCCTTTTAAAGTTAAATGCGATTTTGATTCTTCTTTAGCTAGCAGTAGAGAACTAAAACAAAATATAAAAAATAAATTAAGTTTTATTTTCGAAATAACCACCGAATTCCCGCGCAAATATTATGGCCAAATTCTCCAAGAATGAGGCTTGTCTGTAGTAATTTTTGACATCTCATTTGACTCCAAAGAGTCGTTTTTTAAATTTACTCATGTCTAACTCTTTCAGCTATTTAATTTTAAGCAGCAATCACAAATTCAGAAAAAAGAGAAATGGGTGTTGACGCTTTTCGCGCTCCCGTTTCCTTAAGTTCAATAAGTCCAAATTCCGCTAGAAGTTTTACGTCCTGATAAACGTTTTTAAAATCTCGCTCTACAAAACGCGCTAGCTCTTGAATTGACTTTGGTTTTTTACTACGAATGACGCTAACAAGCTCAACTCTAGCGCCCGTGATCACTTTCCCCAAAGTTTCAAAATCAGGAAAGCTTATAATCGTAAATCCAGAAAAACGCTTTGAATGTTTTGCTAAAACACTAAACGCCCTATTCATTGCCACACTAGGGGGTTCAACAATTAAAACTGCTTTTTTAGTCTTCATAAAGAAATCCCTCCATGCGGATCATTTCAATAATATCTTTTTTTAATTCAACTAGCCCCCTATAAACATATCCAACTTCCTTTTCTCCGATATGTAAATGAGGACCTTTTGGGCTATGATTATCAAAACCGAAAATAGTTTTACCATCTTCCGAAAGCCAAGCCCTATATTTATAACCAGAAATATAGTTCTTACTTTTTCCAACGCTAAATATTGCGAATTCAAAAATAGCTAACCGAGCACCCTCGGAATGCTTAAGAAACATTTTCTGATGAAAAATCCTCTCGGCCTTCATTAAATCAATTAGCTCCTATGGTCTTTATACCATTAGACTAAATATATTACAAATGAGTTTTTATTAATGTTTTCTCATTCTGGCGTTCTCCTTTGTTATCAATGATTTATGATTGTTAAGTTAAATCATTATGGAGTACTCCCTTTTTAATTTCTACCACTTTCGGGAATCTACCCTCGACTCCGATCTGTCAAATGGCTCGAGAATTACAATTAGGCATTAATTTTATCGATTGCTATATCAAATTAATTAAATTTACTTATGTAAATAAAAATCTTAAAAGCACTCATCAGGAGGCCTAATGAAATTTTGGTCAATTTTAAATTCAAAAATTATCTTAGTCTTGTTCTCGTTAGTATATTGTGAAACGAGCATAGGACAACAGAAGTGTCTCATATTAACTTCACAAAAACAAATAGCTAACGGATTGAGTGATCCATTTTTTCAAACCCTGACCAACTTAATCCAATGTCCTCAACATATAGAAAATGTTCAGCAAATCTTAGAAGCTCAATTTCAAAATAAAAAATACCTCGTTGCAAATCGAGGAAGAAATAATCCCCTATTAGGAAGTTTTAGCATCTTCGAATCCTTTTCGACTTCTTCGCAACATAGACCTACAGACATTTTTCTTGGGCACTTTACTCATCTAAAATCTCTAAATGGGAAAAGTCTGCTTGATCTAGATCAAGAACCCAGCGAAGGAAAATTAATCATCGAACTCATCGCATGGGATTCGAAAAAAGGTTATTATAATTTTTATGAATTAATTGGTCAGGGAGGAATGGGCCAATGGTTTTATCGAGGCGATTCAAAAGATATTTTACTTGATAATCAGGCCATTTATCTTACTCAACCCACTCAGTTCGGCCAAAGACTGCGATGCTCAGGTTGCCATATTTCAGGGGGACCCATTATGAAAGAGCTTTCTTTTCCTCATAATGACTGGTGGACAAAGTCGCGACCTTTGATTTTTCAACATACTCCATCTGCAAGTTTTTTAAAGAATTTAAATCTCTTAGACACTGCTGAAAGTTTATCAAAACAAGTACAATTAGGGATTCAACGATTAGAAATGAGTCCAGGTTATCAGAATGTTATACAAGCACTAAGCATTCCGGCACAACTAAGGCCACTATTTTGCGAGATGGAAATAAATTTAGAGTCTGATATAGTACCCACCGAGTCGTCAGGTGCTATCAAGATTCCTTCAACCAGCATAGCTGGTTCATTTGCAGGCCCGTTGAACTTTATGATACCCAAGTCTTTATATCAAAATTTATTACAAAAACATGGACTGCATTTTCCAGAAACCAATCTTATGGATTCAGACCACGCTTGGCTGACTCCCGTAAAAGGATATTCCGATTTGTTAGCTATTCAGAGCTTGAAATCCAAAGGTCTTGTTGATGACAAAACCATTCTTGATATTTATTTTTCAACTCCAATTGGTTCCTTAATGAACAAAGAGCGATGCTCTTTAGTCCAACTTGTTCCAAATACATTTAACTGGAAACCTGGGTTCATCGAAAAATTAAAAACTCTAAATTTACCTATAGCCAAAGCTTTGCTTCAAAAAATGACGGAGCCTTCGTTGACACCACAGGCTTACCAAAGAGCTATTACCCAATGGTATCAGCAAACCAACCAGAAATTGCTCGCTGGAGATTTGGAATCCTTTTTTGTACAGCTGCTTGAAAATCGAAATGCTGTTTTTAACAGTGCGATTTCTAAAAACCCAAGGGGTCAAATTCTAGAACCTGGTTTTCGAGTTATCTTTCCCGTACCATCAAAGAACCAAAGGTTTCAGGGCCAACGATAGAGCTCATTTGAGACAAAAATAACCACCGCACTGGTAATCTTCTTCTTGATTATGGGACCTAAAATACAACCATTGAAAAGCAGGAGAGGAATAAAAGGATAAAGAAAGATGTCCTTGATATCCCAATTAGGGGTAGATTCCATAGTTTTTCCTAGGGGAGGGTAACTCAATCCTAAAATGAATATCAATACCGCAATCGAAGTGGCCCAATTTTTCTGATTTTCCATTTAAAATTCTCCGTCAAACATGGGTGGTGGAGGCGGTGGCGGGGGTATGAAACCATCGTTACCAAAATCTTCCATACCTTCCATGGGCATGGGAGGAGGTGGGGGCGGCGGAATGTCGTCATAAAAAGGCTCCCCTGGTGGCGGTAAAGGAGGAGGAACAGAACCCTCGCTCTTTCCAGCCCCGCCAGAATTTGAAGACTTCGCTCCTGAAGACATGCCAGGAACACCAGAGGCAGCTGATTTTTTTTCATATTTTGGCTTACCACCATAGAGAGCTCTCTTTTTAATTTCATACCGAGGACGATCTGAAACGATATCCAACTCAAACTCTTCAGAGAAAGGTCGTTTGAATTTTTCTGATCCCCATTTTTTTTGTTCTTTTAAATAGCCTTCAAGGCTCTCGTCATATTCATCTTGTTCTTCTTTTTTTGAATTTAAATACTGTTGATAATACTTGGTCTCTTCAAGGGGGACTTCCAACCTTCTTTTTTTCTTAAATTCAGCTAAGGCTCTTTGTTGACGAAGTAAGTCTTTTTCCAAATCTTCTAAATACTCTGTGTAGCCTTCTTCTCTTTCGGCATCGAACATTTTATTTTGGTTTTTAAATCTTTTAAATCCTCTTAACCTTTCAACCTCAGATTGTTGTGCCATCGACAAGTTAAGAAAAAAAAGAGTGCCTAGAATAAAAGCACATTTGATTTTTTTAAAAATTGATAGTTTTTGATAGACCTGGACCACCCCTCTATTTTATCATACCCGCAAATGTTGTGGATCTTTTTATTTAGAATCTCGACCTTCAAAATTTATTAGATCCTACTTTTGTAGGAGTAACCTTGTGTTTATAAAGGAACTTAAATGGATTTTTTATCAGAAATAGGCCTCTTTGCTTTAAAAGCCCTTGTTATTTTTTTATTTATTGCAGGAATTATATTAACCGTTGGCCTTTTAGCAATGAAATCTCAATTTAAAACCCACTTAGAAATTGAAAAAATTAACGATAGACTGAAGGGCTATGGAAAAACGATAAAAGAATTTAGCGACGATCTTAAATTAAGCAAAGAAGCCAAAAAAGCAGAAAAAAAACGGCTCAAAGATGAGAAAAAAAATAAGGAATCTGAAAAGCCAAAAAACAAACTTTATGTCATGCACTTTAATGGAGACATCAAAGCTTCACAGGTCGAAAATCTCAGAGAAGAAATTACCGCTGTTTTAACCAAAGCCACTCCCGACGACGAAGTTCTTGTGTGTGTCGAAAGCCCAGGTGGAATGGTCCCCCATTATGGCCTAGGAGCCAGTGAGTTACTTCGTATCAGGGAAAAAAATATCCCCTTAACTATCGCAGTTGATAAAATAGCTGCCAGCGGTGGGTACCTGATGGCCTGCACCGCAAATAAAATTATTTGCGCCCCCTTTGGAATTGTAGGATCTATCGGCGTGGTCGCTCAAGTTCCGAACCTGAACCGCTTGCTTAAAAAACTGGATGTGGATTTTAAAGAGTACACCGCAGGGGAATACAAACGCACTGTCACGATGCTTGGCGAAATAACGCCAAAGGGTGAAGAAAAATTTAAGGAGCAACTAGAGCAGACTCACGTTCTTTTTAAGGATTTTGTAAAGACTCACCGACCCCAAATTGACACCGAAAAAGTCACTACGGGAGAGTACTGGTATGGACAGCAAGCCTTATCTCTTGGACTTATTGATGTTATCAAAACAAGTGATGATTATATTGTCGAGGCAGCTACTTCCCGAATGGTTTTAAGTGTTAAGTTTGAAAAAAAACAAAGTCTTTCCGAGAAAATTTCTGGGTTTATTGGTGCCACTTTGGATTTAGCTCTCGATAAAGCACTTGCCAAAATGGAACCACCTAACTTTTTGAAATAAATGGAAAAAATATCGTTGCCACCCCTTCACTCTTGATATAATTTTTAAGCACTTTTGGGGTCTTTGCGATCAACTTAAACACCAAAAAATTTGAAAAACTAGAGGGGGTTTGACATTGCTGACATCTAACAATTTATCAGAAAAAAGTAACCAAAACCAGCTTGCAACCGAAAATCCCTTAGTCGTTGTCGAAAACCTTGAAACTACTTTTTATCTTAACTCAGGACCTTTTCGTGCCGTCAATAATATTTCCTATGACATTAAAAAAGGTCAAACTTTAGGTATCGTTGGCGAAAGCGGCTGCGGAAAGTCTGTCACCTCTTTTTCTCTAATGCGTCTGATTGAAAAACCAGGAAAAATCACCAACGGAAAATTCACTCTCTCAGGAAAAAGTATCTTGGACTTACCTGAGCCAGAGATGGAAAATATCCGCGGTGGAGAAATGGCCATTATCTTTCAAGAGCCCATGACCGCACTCAATCCCGTATTGACCATTGGTTATCAAATTGATGAACAAATCCTCCGCCATAAAAAATGTTCCGAGGCCGAGGCTAAGGACCGCAGCATTGAAATGCTAAAACTGGTCGGCATTCCTTCCCCCGAATCCAGGTATACCAATTACCCCCACCAGTTATCCGGTGGCATGCGCCAACGCGCGATGATAGCCATGGCCTTGTCCTGTGATCCTAAATTTTTGATTGCGGATGAGCCAACCACTGCCCTGGACGTCACGATTCAGGCGCAAATTTTAGAGCTCATTCAAAACTTGCAAGCTCAATTTCATATGAGCGTTCAATTTATTACCCATGATTTGGGAGTCATTTCAGAAATATCGGATAAAGTTTTAGTCATGTATGGTGGCCAAATGTGCGAACAGGCCAGCACATTAGAGCTATTTCTTAACCCTCGTCACCCCTACACCGCGGCCTTGATTCAATCACGACCAAAACTAGGACAGCGCCCGTCGCGCTTACAAACCATTGAAGGCAGCGTTCCCGCTCCCCACGAATTGCCCGCAGGTTGTCCCTTTGTGAATCGCTGTCAGCGCGCGAAATCAGAGTGTGCCCATCAAAAACCTCAACCTCTTTCTGTTGGCAAAGATCACCTTGTCGCCTGTTTCAATCCACTTTAAAGAAGGAATTTTAAATGAGCCAAGAACTTATTTTAAAAGCAAAAAATATCAAAAAATTCTTTCCCATAAAAAAAGGCTTCTTTTTAAGAACAGTTGGACAAGTCAAAGCCGTCGATGATGTCAGCCTCGAGGTAAGAAAAGGCGAAACCCTGGGCCTTGTTGGCGAAAGCGGATGTGGAAAATCGACGCTGGGTCGCTCACTCATCCGACTTTACGAACCTACTTCTGGTGAAATTGAATTTGAGAATAAAGATTTTTTAAGTTTAGGCGGAAGCGAATTACGACAACTCCGTCGCGATATCCAAATGATTTTCCAAGACCCTTTTGCCTCCCTGGATCCACGCATGACGGTAGGGCAAATTCTTCGCCAACCCTTTGACATTCACAATGTAGGGACTTCTCAGGAAAGAGAAAATAGAGTTAAGGAGCTATTAGAGCTTGTGGGTCTTAAGCCTTCTCATGTCAATCGCTACCCCCATGAATTTTCTGGTGGCCAGAGACAACGGATTTGCATTGCCAGAGCCATTGCCCTCAACCCACGGCTCATGATTTGCGATGAGCCCGTTTCGGCCTTAGATGTGTCCATTCAGGCGCAAATTCTTAATCTGTTGAAAGACCTGCAAGAAAAATTAGGCCTCACCTATATTTTTATCTCCCATGATTTATCTGTGATTGAATATTTTTGTGACCGCGTGGCGGTGATGTACTTGGGTAAAATCGTTGAGATTGGCACCAGAGATCAAATTTTTAGCTCCCCTAAGCACCCTTACACTCAAGCCTTGCTTTCAGCCATTCCACGGGTGGGTGAAGGAAAAAAACAAATGAAAAAGTCTTTAAGCGGTGAAGTCCCTAGCCCGATCAATCCCCCTTCTGGCTGCACCTTTCACCCACGCTGTAATTCCTGCATGAAAGTTTGTTCAGAGAAAACACCATCCCTTTTAGGGTCTGGAGAGCAAAAAGCGGCTTGTTGGCTCTATGATGAAAATTTAAATTTAATTAAATAAGGAGTTTTTATGTTTAAAAATTTTATTTCCTTTCTGATTTCTTTCCTCCTCTGTTTGAGCTTAACCTCCTTTGTTCAGGCCAAGCCAACCAATGCCGAGCTCAAAATTGGAATTTCTCAAGAGTTTGAATCTTTAAATCCCTTGATCATGTCTATGGTGGCCTCCCATTATATTTTCTTTATGGTGAACCGAAGACTAGTCAATATGGATGCTGAAAATAAATGGCAACCTCAAATCACCAAAAGCATCCCCTCCTTTGAAAATGGCCAAGCTAAAATCATCACCGAAAATGGCAAGAAAAAAGTTCAATCTCAATGGGAGATCAAAGAAAATGTAAATTGGGGCGATGGAAAACCCGTGACCTGTGAAGACATCGCCTTTGCCAG includes the following:
- the sohB gene encoding protease SohB gives rise to the protein MDFLSEIGLFALKALVIFLFIAGIILTVGLLAMKSQFKTHLEIEKINDRLKGYGKTIKEFSDDLKLSKEAKKAEKKRLKDEKKNKESEKPKNKLYVMHFNGDIKASQVENLREEITAVLTKATPDDEVLVCVESPGGMVPHYGLGASELLRIREKNIPLTIAVDKIAASGGYLMACTANKIICAPFGIVGSIGVVAQVPNLNRLLKKLDVDFKEYTAGEYKRTVTMLGEITPKGEEKFKEQLEQTHVLFKDFVKTHRPQIDTEKVTTGEYWYGQQALSLGLIDVIKTSDDYIVEAATSRMVLSVKFEKKQSLSEKISGFIGATLDLALDKALAKMEPPNFLK
- a CDS encoding ABC transporter ATP-binding protein, whose amino-acid sequence is MTSNNLSEKSNQNQLATENPLVVVENLETTFYLNSGPFRAVNNISYDIKKGQTLGIVGESGCGKSVTSFSLMRLIEKPGKITNGKFTLSGKSILDLPEPEMENIRGGEMAIIFQEPMTALNPVLTIGYQIDEQILRHKKCSEAEAKDRSIEMLKLVGIPSPESRYTNYPHQLSGGMRQRAMIAMALSCDPKFLIADEPTTALDVTIQAQILELIQNLQAQFHMSVQFITHDLGVISEISDKVLVMYGGQMCEQASTLELFLNPRHPYTAALIQSRPKLGQRPSRLQTIEGSVPAPHELPAGCPFVNRCQRAKSECAHQKPQPLSVGKDHLVACFNPL
- a CDS encoding dipeptide ABC transporter ATP-binding protein, which gives rise to MSQELILKAKNIKKFFPIKKGFFLRTVGQVKAVDDVSLEVRKGETLGLVGESGCGKSTLGRSLIRLYEPTSGEIEFENKDFLSLGGSELRQLRRDIQMIFQDPFASLDPRMTVGQILRQPFDIHNVGTSQERENRVKELLELVGLKPSHVNRYPHEFSGGQRQRICIARAIALNPRLMICDEPVSALDVSIQAQILNLLKDLQEKLGLTYIFISHDLSVIEYFCDRVAVMYLGKIVEIGTRDQIFSSPKHPYTQALLSAIPRVGEGKKQMKKSLSGEVPSPINPPSGCTFHPRCNSCMKVCSEKTPSLLGSGEQKAACWLYDENLNLIK